The Desmodus rotundus isolate HL8 chromosome 3, HLdesRot8A.1, whole genome shotgun sequence genome includes a region encoding these proteins:
- the ARHGAP9 gene encoding rho GTPase-activating protein 9 isoform X6 produces MERTQTLNGDNGVLQPQAKGSESDTGSPELLDPQGLPSQCFLHLSLHPLPQGSPCLRPRTSQLDPSDKPSARQPLRPLPQVLDDPHEVEKSGQLNVTKIAQGGRKLRKSWAPSWVVLTGNSLVFYREPPPTAPSSAWGPAGTRPESSVDLRGAALAHGRHLSSRRNVLHIRTVPGHEFLLQSDLETEQRAWHRALRAVIERLDRENPLELRLSGSGPAELGELSAGEDEEEESGSKPLLRFGGRRSSSRCPEGTEQNRVRNKLKRLIAKRPPLQSLQERGLLRDQVFGCQLESLCQREGDTVPSFVRLCIAAVDKRGLDVDGIYRVSGNLAVVQKLRFLVDRERAVTSDGRYMFPEQPGQEGRLDLDSAEWDDIHVVTGALKLFLRELPQPLVPPLLLPNFRAALALLESEQRLCQIRELIVSLPKPNHDTLRYLLEHLCRVIAHSDKNRMTPHNLGIVFGPTLFRPEQETSDPAAHALYPGQLVQLMLTDFTSLFP; encoded by the exons atggagcggACACAGACCTTGAATGGGGACAATGGTGTCCTGCAACCTCAGGCAAAGGGCTCAGAGTCTGACACAGGGTCTCCAGAACTGCTCGACCCCCAG GGACTTCCAAGTCAGTGTTTCCTCCACCTgtctctccaccccctgccccagggttCACCCTGCCTGCGACCACGCACCTCCCAGCTCGACCCCTCAGACAAGCCTTCAGCCCGGCAGCCCCTTCGGCCTCTGCCTCAGGTCCTGGACGACCCGCAC gaGGTGGAAAAGTCAGGCCAGCTCAACGTGACGAAGATCGCTCAGGGGGGACGCAAGCTCAG GAAGAGCTGGGCCCCATCTTGGGTGGTGTTAACGGGTAACAGCCTGGTGTTCTACCGAGAGCCACCCCCCACCGCACCCTCCTCAGCCTGG GGACCAGCGGGCACCCGGCCCGAGAGCAGTGTGGACCTACGGGGGGCGGCCCTGGCGCACGGCCGCCACCTGTCCAGCCGCCGCAACGTCCTGCAC ATCCGAACGGTCCCTGGCCACGAGTTCCTGCTGCAGTCAGACCTCGAGACCGAGCAGCGAGCCTGGCACCGTGCACTGCGGGCGGTCATCGAGCGCCTG GATCGGGAGAACCCCCTGGAGCTGCGTCTGTCAGGCTCGGGACCGGCGGAGCTGGGGGAGCTGAGCGCTGGGGAGGACGAAGAAGAGGAGTCGGGGTCCAAGCCACTGCTGCGTTTCGGCGGCCGCAGGAGCTCCA GTCGCTGCCCAGAAGGAACTGAGCAGAACCGGGTGCGGAACAAACTAAAGCGTCTTATCGCTAAAAGACCACCCTTGCAAAGCCTGCAGGAGCGGGGTCTACTCCGAG ACCAGGTGTTCGGCTGCCAGTTGGAGTCACTGTGTCAGCGGGAAGGAGACACCGTGCCCAGCTTCGTGCGGCTCTGCATTGCTGCTGTGGATAAGAGAG GTCTAGATGTGGATGGCATTTACCGGGTAAGCGGGAACTTGGCAGTGGTCCAGAAACTTCGCTTCCTGGTGGACAGAG AGCGGGCGGTCACCTCCGATGGGAGGTACATGTTCCCAGAACAACCAGGACAAG AAGGTCGGTTAGATTTGGACAGTGCTGAGTGGGATGACATTCATGTGGTCACTGGAGCCCTGAAGCTTTTCCTCAGGGAGCTACCCCAGCCTCTGGTACCCCCACTGCTGCTGCCCAATTTTCGTGCTGCCCTTG CACTCCTGGAATCAGAACAGCGCCTCTGTCAAATACGAGAATTAATAGTCTCACTGCCAAAGCCCAACCATGACACTCTGCGGTACCTCCTGGAGCACTTATGCAG GGTGATAGCCCACTCAGATAAGAACCGCATGACCCCTCACAATCTGGGGATTGTGTTTGGACCAACCCTGTTTCGGCCGGAGCAGGAGACGTCTGACCCAGCAGCCCATGCTCTCTACCCTGGGCAGCTAGTCCAGTTGATGCTCACTGACTTCACCAGCCTCTTCCCCTGA